The following proteins are co-located in the Castor canadensis chromosome 5, mCasCan1.hap1v2, whole genome shotgun sequence genome:
- the Src gene encoding proto-oncogene tyrosine-protein kinase Src isoform X1 has protein sequence MDEDAEAQRGEVTCLRTHSREIRSSISSLRLQATCWCQVPGCFPDCLGQPCCPAARTMGSNKSKPKDASQRRRSLEPAENTHGPGGAFPASQTPSKPASAEGHRGPSAAFAPAAEPKLFGGFNSSDTVTSPQRAGPLAGGVTTFVALYDYESRTETDLSFRKGERLQIVNNTEGDWWLAHSLSTGQTGYIPSNYVAPSDSIQAEEWYFGKITRRESERLLLNTENPRGTFLVRESETTKGAYCLSVSDFDNAKGLNVKHYKIRKLDSGGFYITSRTQFNSLQQLVAYYSKHADGLCHRLTTVCPTSKPQTQGLAKDAWEIPRESLRLEVKLGQGCFGEVWMGTWNGTTRVAIKTLKPGTMSPEAFLQEAQVMKKLRHEKLVQLYAVVSEEPIYIVTEYMSKGSLLDFLKGETGKYLRLPQLVDMAAQIASGMAYVERMNYVHRDLRAANILVGENLVCKVADFGLARLIEDNEYTARQGAKFPIKWTAPEAALYGRFTIKSDVWSFGVLLTELTTKGRVPYPGMVNREVLDQVERGYRMPCPPECPESLHDLMCQCWRKEPEERPTFEYLQAFLEDYFTSTEPQYQPGENL, from the exons ATGAGGacgctgaggcccagagaggggaagtgaCTTGCCTAAGGACACACAGCCGGGAGATTCGGAGCAGTATCTCTAGTCTAAGACTCCAGGCTACTTGTTGGTGCCAAGTCCCAGGCTGCTTCCCAGATTGTCTGGGACAGCCCTGCTGTCCAGCAG CCAGGACCATGGGCAGCAACAAGAGCAAACCCAAGGACGCCAGCCAGCGGCGCCGCAGCCTGGAGCCGGCCGAGAACACCCACGGGCCAGGCGGCGCCTTCCCCGCCTCCCAGACGCCCAGCAAGCCGGCCTCGGCCGAGGGCCACCGCGGTCCCAGCGCCGCCTTCGCGCCGGCCGCCGAGCCCAAGCTCTTCGGGGGCTTCAATTCCTCGGACACTGTCACCTCCCCGCAGAGGGCGGGGCCGCTGGCCG GCGGAGTGACCACCTTTGTGGCCCTCTATGACTACGAGTCACGGACAGAGACTGACCTGTCCTTCAGGAAAGGGGAGCGGCTCCAGATTGTCAACAACAC GGAGGGAGACTGGTGGCTGGCCCACTCGCTTAGCACAGGACAGACCGGCTACATCCCCAGCAACTACGTGGCTCCTTCTGACTCCATCCAGGCTGAAGA GTGGTACTTTGGCAAGATCACCAGACGGGAGTCAGAGCGGTTACTGCTCAACACAGAAAACCCTAGAGGGACCTTCTTGGTGCGAGAAAGCGAGACCACGAAAG GTGCCTACTGCCTCTCAGTGTCAGACTTTGACAATGCCAAGGGCCTCAACGTGAAGCACTACAAGATCCGGAAGCTGGACAGCGGGGGTTTCTACATCACCTCGCGCACCCAGTTCAACAGCCTGCAGCAGCTGGTGGCCTACTATTCCA AGCATGCCGATGGCCTGTGCCACCGTCTCACCACCGTGTGCCCCACGTCTAAGCCACAGACCCAGGGCCTGGCCAAGGACGCCTGGGAGATCCCCCGGGAGTCGCTGCGGCTGGAGGTCAAGCTGGGCCAGGGCTGCTTCGGAGAGGTGTGGATGG GAACCTGGAATGGCACCACCAGGGTGGCCATCAAAACCTTGAAGCCGGGCACCATGTCTCCAGAGGCCTTCTTGCAGGAGGCCCAGGTCATGAAGAAGCTGAGGCACGAGAAGCTGGTGCAGCTGTATGCTGTGGTGTCGGAGGAACCCATCTACATTGTCACAGAGTACATGAGCAAGG GGAGTTTGCTGGACTTCCTCAAGGGGGAAACCGGCAAGTACTTGCGACTGCCTCAGCTGGTGGACATGGCTGCCCAG ATCGCCTCTGGCATGGCCTACGTGGAGCGGATGAACTACGTCCACCGAGACCTACGCGCCGCCAACATCCTGGTCGGGGAGAACTTGGTGTGCAAAGTGGCTGACTTCGGGCTGGCCCGGCTCATCGAGGACAATGAGTACACGGCCCGGCAAG GTGCCAAATTCCCGATCAAGTGGACAGCTCCCGAAGCCGCCCTCTACGGCCGCTTCACCATCAAGTCGGACGTGTGGTCCTTTGGGGTCCTGCTGACCGAGCTCACCACCAAGGGACGGGTGCCCTACCCTG GGATGGTGAACCGGGAGGTGCTGGACCAAGTGGAGCGGGGCTACCGGATGCCCTGCCCGCCGGAGTGCCCCGAGTCCCTGCATGACCTCATGTGCCAGTGCTGGCGGAAGGAGCCCGAGGAGCGGCCCACCTTCGAGTACCTCCAGGCCTTTCTGGAGGACTACTTCACGTCCACCGAGCCGCAGTACCAGCCGGGGGAGAACCTATAG
- the Src gene encoding proto-oncogene tyrosine-protein kinase Src isoform X2 → MGSNKSKPKDASQRRRSLEPAENTHGPGGAFPASQTPSKPASAEGHRGPSAAFAPAAEPKLFGGFNSSDTVTSPQRAGPLAGGVTTFVALYDYESRTETDLSFRKGERLQIVNNTRKVDVSQTWFTFRWLHREGDWWLAHSLSTGQTGYIPSNYVAPSDSIQAEEWYFGKITRRESERLLLNTENPRGTFLVRESETTKGAYCLSVSDFDNAKGLNVKHYKIRKLDSGGFYITSRTQFNSLQQLVAYYSKHADGLCHRLTTVCPTSKPQTQGLAKDAWEIPRESLRLEVKLGQGCFGEVWMGTWNGTTRVAIKTLKPGTMSPEAFLQEAQVMKKLRHEKLVQLYAVVSEEPIYIVTEYMSKGSLLDFLKGETGKYLRLPQLVDMAAQIASGMAYVERMNYVHRDLRAANILVGENLVCKVADFGLARLIEDNEYTARQGAKFPIKWTAPEAALYGRFTIKSDVWSFGVLLTELTTKGRVPYPGMVNREVLDQVERGYRMPCPPECPESLHDLMCQCWRKEPEERPTFEYLQAFLEDYFTSTEPQYQPGENL, encoded by the exons ATGGGCAGCAACAAGAGCAAACCCAAGGACGCCAGCCAGCGGCGCCGCAGCCTGGAGCCGGCCGAGAACACCCACGGGCCAGGCGGCGCCTTCCCCGCCTCCCAGACGCCCAGCAAGCCGGCCTCGGCCGAGGGCCACCGCGGTCCCAGCGCCGCCTTCGCGCCGGCCGCCGAGCCCAAGCTCTTCGGGGGCTTCAATTCCTCGGACACTGTCACCTCCCCGCAGAGGGCGGGGCCGCTGGCCG GCGGAGTGACCACCTTTGTGGCCCTCTATGACTACGAGTCACGGACAGAGACTGACCTGTCCTTCAGGAAAGGGGAGCGGCTCCAGATTGTCAACAACAC GAGGAAGGTGGATGTCAG CCAGACCTGGTTCACATTCAGATGGCTGCACAG GGAGGGAGACTGGTGGCTGGCCCACTCGCTTAGCACAGGACAGACCGGCTACATCCCCAGCAACTACGTGGCTCCTTCTGACTCCATCCAGGCTGAAGA GTGGTACTTTGGCAAGATCACCAGACGGGAGTCAGAGCGGTTACTGCTCAACACAGAAAACCCTAGAGGGACCTTCTTGGTGCGAGAAAGCGAGACCACGAAAG GTGCCTACTGCCTCTCAGTGTCAGACTTTGACAATGCCAAGGGCCTCAACGTGAAGCACTACAAGATCCGGAAGCTGGACAGCGGGGGTTTCTACATCACCTCGCGCACCCAGTTCAACAGCCTGCAGCAGCTGGTGGCCTACTATTCCA AGCATGCCGATGGCCTGTGCCACCGTCTCACCACCGTGTGCCCCACGTCTAAGCCACAGACCCAGGGCCTGGCCAAGGACGCCTGGGAGATCCCCCGGGAGTCGCTGCGGCTGGAGGTCAAGCTGGGCCAGGGCTGCTTCGGAGAGGTGTGGATGG GAACCTGGAATGGCACCACCAGGGTGGCCATCAAAACCTTGAAGCCGGGCACCATGTCTCCAGAGGCCTTCTTGCAGGAGGCCCAGGTCATGAAGAAGCTGAGGCACGAGAAGCTGGTGCAGCTGTATGCTGTGGTGTCGGAGGAACCCATCTACATTGTCACAGAGTACATGAGCAAGG GGAGTTTGCTGGACTTCCTCAAGGGGGAAACCGGCAAGTACTTGCGACTGCCTCAGCTGGTGGACATGGCTGCCCAG ATCGCCTCTGGCATGGCCTACGTGGAGCGGATGAACTACGTCCACCGAGACCTACGCGCCGCCAACATCCTGGTCGGGGAGAACTTGGTGTGCAAAGTGGCTGACTTCGGGCTGGCCCGGCTCATCGAGGACAATGAGTACACGGCCCGGCAAG GTGCCAAATTCCCGATCAAGTGGACAGCTCCCGAAGCCGCCCTCTACGGCCGCTTCACCATCAAGTCGGACGTGTGGTCCTTTGGGGTCCTGCTGACCGAGCTCACCACCAAGGGACGGGTGCCCTACCCTG GGATGGTGAACCGGGAGGTGCTGGACCAAGTGGAGCGGGGCTACCGGATGCCCTGCCCGCCGGAGTGCCCCGAGTCCCTGCATGACCTCATGTGCCAGTGCTGGCGGAAGGAGCCCGAGGAGCGGCCCACCTTCGAGTACCTCCAGGCCTTTCTGGAGGACTACTTCACGTCCACCGAGCCGCAGTACCAGCCGGGGGAGAACCTATAG